caggggccacagtttaagaataaggggtaagccatttagaacgaagacgaggaaacgcttttcaaTTAGATCTCTCATGGCAAGTACTCAATACttggacgaggaaacactttttctcacagagtggtgagtctgtggaattctctgcctcagagggcggtggaggcaggttctctggatgctttcaagagagagctggatagggctcttaaagatagcggagtcttgggatatgaggaaaaggcaggaacaaggtactgattggggatgatcagccatgatcacattgaatggcggtgctggctcgaagggctgaatggcctactcctgcacctattgtctattgaatgttgCCTAGATGGTGATAGATGCCTAGAATTCTCTGTCAGGGTTGGTGGTGACGCTGataggatagtggtgtttaagaggtttttggattTGTAGGGAAAGGGGGAGTATGaatcagatgagatcagtttatcttggcatcatgtttggcacagacattgtgggccaaagggcttgatcACTTACTGTAGTATCCTATGATCTAAGTCCAATGCCACTGGAAATATCCAATGTCCCAGTCTCTCTCAAGAACCTTTTTAGAAACTGGCATATGTCCTCATACAGGTTTAACGCATCATCTATCTTCTGAGCATCATCTCGTAACTTTTTAGCTACTTCAGTTTTACTTCCTTTGCTCAGCTCAATAGAATCCTTAGTTATAGAGTAGATATCCCACACTATAAAGAGTGCTCCCACAACTCCTGAAACAGCTCTTGTAGTTTTGGACAAAGCTAGAGGAGTTCCATAAAGCAGTTGTTTCACTTTCCCAGTTTCCAGGGCATACTGTGTTCTTCGAACATTGCGACTCAGAGATGTCAACTTCTCAGCTAGTTTGCTAAGGCCAGGAGATTTGCGTAAGACTTGTTTGCCCATGATTGATGCTGTCAGTTTAAATGTGTTAACGCCGATGGAACCAGATTGTAATCCAGCTTTAACTTCATCAAAATACTTTTTCCTGCATTTGTTGAAAATATTCCTTTCCTCCCTAACCCCTTGTAAATATAATCTATCTTTAACTTTGGGCAAATAATTTTCCCTGTGTTTACTGGTGACTTGCTTTACTTTGCTGTTCCTTTGACAATCCCCTGTTGTGCCTTCATTACAATCACATTCGGTATTTTCTTCCTCactaagaagacacaggaactggAGATTACTGTCGATGTTCGTCAAGTGTGCTGATATAACTTTCCAATCATTTTTATATTGTCTGATGATCTCATCTACCCTTTTCTGCATCTTTGACCGTGTAACATATTCAGTGATGCTAGCTGTCAAGTTAGTGACAACACCAGCTCCTCCTATGCTCGCTCCCACTGCGGTGAGTATCAGGGAGCTGCCAGCAGTGAAAGGCGCAGCAATTATTCCTGCAAACGTAAGCACACCTCCTACAGCACCTGCAGAAGACCCTGTGACATTTGCAATTGTGGCACCTTTGTGATACCGATCAATACTGTTTGCAATCTCTTGTAGTTCACGTATGTATCCCGTCATTCGACATTGCCACTTAGAAAACTGATTTACAAAGTGTTGTATGGTTTCTGTTCTCTTTAGTTCATGTTGGTTCctgttttaaataaaaaatataatttgaTCTCATTTTTGCAATCACACAAATTCTTAAAATTGCAATGACAGAAACTGAACTACATCAAGACATCGATACATGAATACATATTCAGAGAAGATTAATCCTGCATCTACAGAGAAAATGTCACGGTGAAATAATGAGCGTTCAGGGCCAGTGTGTTCGTATAAAAGTGGAAGTTCTTTCCCAATGCCTCAGGTGACAGTACTGCTCTGTTTCTAACTTAATGAAGTTagtgagcaaaatacaaaatgtggagtagctcagtgggtcagacaccatctggagagaatggatacgtgacatttcatgtcaggaAAGCATGTCATCTCCAGAGCCTGAAAAGTCTGAAACCTCACCgcaaaccatctgaagaagggtcctggctcaAAACGTCTCCTATCATCCATCTGAAGATGAGCCCCATCCTGAAACGTCATCAGTTTGAAGAACtatcccgacttgaaacgtcacctgtcattGGTCTGATGAagcgacctgacctgaaacgtcgccaaccGTCAGTTTTAACAAGGGCCCCGATCTCTTGTCAACGCTGTTCCCGATGCAAACGTGGACTCGGGCGGGAACTGTTATGCTGAACACTTATTCTTGGTCCACCGAGGCCTACTGGATCTTGTGGTttataactcccattcccatactgatctttctgtcctgggccacctccattgccagagtgaggccacacggaaattggaagaactgcacctcatatttttcttGGGTAGTTtagaacccagcagtatgaatattgaattctcaaattttaaaTAACTTCTACTAACACTCCCCACCCTGTtgtccccttcctccaccctggtTGTTTAACCAGATCTACAATTCGCAACAATGAGTCAgttttgagatcacaccttccttaACCAACAATTGCCCTACCAtggaaccaccctgcctgaggtcatctgtaccGGCCCAGATTTGTCCTGGTTTTTCACACCTCcagttctctcccccccttcccccccccccccccccccaccccccactactTTCATtccgacgaagggtcccgacccaaaacgtcacctatcatttttctccagagatgcgacctgacgctgagttactccagcactttttgtgtaaTGTTCATTGCATACCTGGTATACAAACAATATTCTGAAATGTGGTTTGTGTATCATGATACAAATATTCTATGCAGAATATTCAAAAGCATACTTTCATCTTTGAAATCATTTTCGTGTATATGAAGGGAGGATTAAACATAAAAGCCTTAAAGTCAATTTGGGAAATATTTGAACAAAATTTTGAAATTTATGTTTTTAGCAACAATCGTTTTACTTCCTTTGCTCCTGGCATCAAAGCAATGGCATTCATAGAATAGAACTAATGGaaatattccttggagcgcatgaagatgagggatgatcttatggaggtgtataaaatcatgaggggaatagatagggtgaatgcacagagtcttttacccagagtaggggaattaagaagcgGAGGACACATGTTTCAGgtgtgaggggaaatatttaataggaacctgagggataactttcacacaagtgggtggtgggtacatggaacgagctgctatatGGAGTAGCTGAGGCACGtattgtaacaacatttaaaagaca
The sequence above is a segment of the Amblyraja radiata isolate CabotCenter1 chromosome 1, sAmbRad1.1.pri, whole genome shotgun sequence genome. Coding sequences within it:
- the LOC116987980 gene encoding uncharacterized protein LOC116987980 codes for the protein MTSGRVVPWNQHELKRTETIQHFVNQFSKWQCRMTGYIRELQEIANSIDRYHKGATIANVTGSSAGAVGGVLTFAGIIAAPFTAGSSLILTAVGASIGGAGVVTNLTASITEYVTRSKMQKRVDEIIRQYKNDWKVISAHLTNIDSNLQFLCLLSEEENTECDCNEGTTGDCQRNSKVKQVTSKHRENYLPKVKDRLYLQGVREERNIFNKCRKKYFDEVKAGLQSGSIGVNTFKLTASIMGKQVLRKSPGLSKLAEKLTSLSRNVRRTQYALETGKVKQLLYGTPLALSKTTRAVSGVVGALFIVWDIYSITKDSIELSKGSKTEVAKKLRDDAQKIDDALNLYEDICQFLKRFLRETGTLDISSGIGLRS